Proteins encoded within one genomic window of Arachis ipaensis cultivar K30076 chromosome B08, Araip1.1, whole genome shotgun sequence:
- the LOC107612925 gene encoding protein MEI2-like 1 isoform X2, with the protein MHLFRESSLFSSSLSDMFTQKLRLMGNDVFRDQSVSVGSLPEEEPYKSLQEIEADTIGNLLPDEDDLFSGVADELGSNVHAKANDDFEDFDLFSSGGGMELEGDEHLVSGKRASGLEGDLGYFGGSKGKIPFGDQSSRTLFVRNINSNVDDSELKTLFEQYGDIRTMYTACKPRGFVMISYYDIRAAQNAMKALQHKSLRSRKLDIHYSIPKGNAPEKDIGHGGVMISGLDSSVSNEELKHIFALYGEIKEIYESPEVNHVKFIEFYDVRAAEASLGASNRICIPGKQIKLEPGHPRNAILMQQSQKGQEEPDFVHNLSDNLLRQNATSSGAATSGGSLESGYNQGFQSAKRIPLNGFVDNALYPVGSSIPKMARGASGGKVSGVYESANVVDAMKLGSITRFHPHSLPEFHDGLASGSPYNFSNPISNVAASIGTGSTELSDSRHIQGIGSPGNLAEFNAVGNGSRPPQGLYHMWNNSNLHQQPPSNAMLWHKTPPSFINGAGAPGVPQMPGFPRTPPHVLRSSQIDHHVGSAPVVTASPWERQPSYLGESPEASSFRMGSLGSTGFHGSWQMHPPDLSSRNMFSHVGGNSTELSSSAGQGSPKLSHFFPGRLPMNSMLKFDSANERMRSLYHRRSEANTNSADKKQYELDLGRILRGEDNRTTLMIKNIPNKYTSKMLLAAIDEQCRGTYDFLYLPIDFKNKCNVGYAFINMIDPGQIIQFHQAFNGKKWEKFNSEKVAVLAYARIQGKAALIAHFQNSSLMNEDKRCRPILFHTDGPNAGDPEPFPLGNNIRTRPGKSRTSANDENRNQGSSSAAAGDESANGVESSLSSSKT; encoded by the exons ATGCATTTGTTTCGTGAAAGCAGTCTATTCTCAAGTTCATTGTCTGATATGTTTACTCAAAAGT TGAGATTAATGGGGAATGATGTTTTCCGGGATCAGTCTGTTTCCGTTGGTTCCCTTCCTGAGGAAGAACCATATAAATCTCTTCAAGAAATTGAGGCTGACACTATTGGGAATCTTCTTCCTGATGAGGATGACCTGTTTTCTGGTGTTGCTGATGAGTTAGGATCCAATGTTCATGCCAAAGCAAATGATGATTTCGAAGATTTTGATTTGTTTAGCAGTGGGGGAGGCATGGAGTTAGAAGGAGATGAACATCTAGTTTCAGGAAAAAGAGCCAGCGGCTTAGAAGGAGATCTTGGTTATTTCGGAGGTTCCAAAGGAAAAATTCCTTTTGGTGACCAATCTTCTAGGACACTTTTTGTTAGAAACATTAATAGCAATGTAGATGACTCTGAGCTGAAGACTCTCTTCGAG CAATATGGAGATATCCGAACCATGTATACCGCTTGCAAGCCTCGCGGTTTTGTCATGATTTCTTATTATGATATAAGGGCAGCACAAAATGCAATGAAAGCACTCCAACATAAGTCGTTGAGATCTCGAAAGCTTGATATACATTATTCAATTCCAAAG GGCAATGCTCCAGAAAAGGATATTGGTCATGGTGGTGTGATGATATCTGGTCTTGATTCATCTGTTTCAAATGAGGAACTTAAGCATATTTTCGCATTATATGGAGAAATTAAAGAA ATATATGAATCTCCTGAAGTGAATCATGTGAAATTCATCGAGTTCTATGATGTGCGAGCTGCAGAAGCTTCTCTTGGTGCTTCGAACAGGATCTGCATTCCTGGGAAGCAGATCAAGCTTGAACCTGGCCATCCTAGAAATGCTAT TCTAATGCAGCAGTCTCAAAAGGGACAAGAAGAACCAGATTTTGTTCATAATCTTAGTGATAACTTATTAAGACAGAACG CAACATCTTCTGGAGCAGCCACATCTGGTGGCAGCTTGGAGAGTGGATATAATCAGGGGTTTCAATCTGCAAAAAGGATACCTCTGAATGGTTTTGTTGATAATGCATTATATCCTGTGGGTTCTAGCATACCAAAGATGGCAAGAGGGGCTTCTGGTGGAAAAGTATCCGGAGTTTACGAGTCTGCAAATGTTGTTGATGCAATGAAACTGGGATCTATTACAAGGTTCCATCCTCATTCTTTACCTGAGTTTCATGATGGTTTAGCTAGTGGTAGTCCCTACAACTTTTCAAACCCCATCAGCAATGTTGCTGCCAGTATTGGAACTGGATCGACAGAATTGTCGGACAGCAGGCATATTCAGGGGATTGGCTCACCTGGCAACCTAGCTGAATTTAATGCAGTAG GAAACGGGAGCCGCCCGCCTCAGGGACTTTATCATATGTGGAACAACTCCAACTTGCATCAGCAACCTCCATCAAATGCCATGCTTTGGCATAAAACACCACCATCCTTTATTAATGGTGCTGGTGCTCCTGGTGTTCCGCAGATGCCCGGCTTTCCTAGAACACCACCTCATGTGCTGAGATCATCACAGATAGACCATCATGTCGGATCAGCACCGGTCGTTACTGCCTCACCCTGGGAAAGACAGCCTTCTTACTTGGGAGAGTCTCCTGAAGCTTCTAGTTTTCGAATGGGATCTTTAGGAAGTACAGGTTTTCATGGTTCTTGGCAGATGCATCCTCCGGACTTGTCTTCTCGCAACATGTTTTCTCATGTGGGTGGGAACAGTACAGAATTGTCATCCAGTGCTGGGCAGGGATCTCCTAAGTTGTCACATTTTTTCCCAGGGAGACTTCCCATGAATTCAATGCTGAAGTTTGATTCGGCCAATGAACGGATGAGAAGCCTCTATCATCGTAGAAGTGAAGCAAATACTAACAGTGCTGATAAAAAGCAATATGAGCTTGATCTAGGCCGCATATTGCGCGGGGAAGATAACCGAACCACACTTATGATAAAAAATATTCCAAACAA GTATACTTCAAAGATGCTTCTTGCTGCCATCGATGAGCAATGTCGGGGAACTTATGATTTTCTGTATTTGCCAATTGACTTCAAG AACAAATGTAATGTTGGCTATGCATTCATCAACATGATTGACCCTGGTCAAATTATTCAGTTCCATCAG GCTTTTAATGGGAAAAAATGGGAGAAGTTTAACAGTGAGAAAGTAGCTGTACTTGCATATGCCCGAATTCAAGGAAAAGCTGCTCTGATTGCTCATTTCCAGAATTCAAGTCTAATGAATGAAGATAAACGTTGTCGCCCCATTCTCTTCCACACGGATGGCCCAAATGCTGGTGATCCG GAGCCTTTCCCCTTGGGAAACAATATTCGAACAAGGCCAGGAAAATCTCGTACGAGTGCTAACGATGAGAATCGCAACCAAGGGAGTTCTTCAGCTGCAGCCGGAGATGAATCTGCTAATGGAGTAGAGTCGTCCTTGAGTTCATCGAAAACCTGA
- the LOC107612925 gene encoding protein MEI2-like 1 isoform X1, with protein sequence MHLFRESSLFSSSLSDMFTQKLRLMGNDVFRDQSVSVGSLPEEEPYKSLQEIEADTIGNLLPDEDDLFSGVADELGSNVHAKANDDFEDFDLFSSGGGMELEGDEHLVSGKRASGLEGDLGYFGGSKGKIPFGDQSSRTLFVRNINSNVDDSELKTLFEQYGDIRTMYTACKPRGFVMISYYDIRAAQNAMKALQHKSLRSRKLDIHYSIPKGNAPEKDIGHGGVMISGLDSSVSNEELKHIFALYGEIKEIYESPEVNHVKFIEFYDVRAAEASLGASNRICIPGKQIKLEPGHPRNAILMQQSQKGQEEPDFVHNLSDNLLRQNATSSGAATSGGSLESGYNQGFQSAKRIPLNGFVDNALYPVGSSIPKMARGASGGKVSGVYESANVVDAMKLGSITRFHPHSLPEFHDGLASGSPYNFSNPISNVAASIGTGSTELSDSRHIQGIGSPGNLAEFNAVVSGNGSRPPQGLYHMWNNSNLHQQPPSNAMLWHKTPPSFINGAGAPGVPQMPGFPRTPPHVLRSSQIDHHVGSAPVVTASPWERQPSYLGESPEASSFRMGSLGSTGFHGSWQMHPPDLSSRNMFSHVGGNSTELSSSAGQGSPKLSHFFPGRLPMNSMLKFDSANERMRSLYHRRSEANTNSADKKQYELDLGRILRGEDNRTTLMIKNIPNKYTSKMLLAAIDEQCRGTYDFLYLPIDFKNKCNVGYAFINMIDPGQIIQFHQAFNGKKWEKFNSEKVAVLAYARIQGKAALIAHFQNSSLMNEDKRCRPILFHTDGPNAGDPEPFPLGNNIRTRPGKSRTSANDENRNQGSSSAAAGDESANGVESSLSSSKT encoded by the exons ATGCATTTGTTTCGTGAAAGCAGTCTATTCTCAAGTTCATTGTCTGATATGTTTACTCAAAAGT TGAGATTAATGGGGAATGATGTTTTCCGGGATCAGTCTGTTTCCGTTGGTTCCCTTCCTGAGGAAGAACCATATAAATCTCTTCAAGAAATTGAGGCTGACACTATTGGGAATCTTCTTCCTGATGAGGATGACCTGTTTTCTGGTGTTGCTGATGAGTTAGGATCCAATGTTCATGCCAAAGCAAATGATGATTTCGAAGATTTTGATTTGTTTAGCAGTGGGGGAGGCATGGAGTTAGAAGGAGATGAACATCTAGTTTCAGGAAAAAGAGCCAGCGGCTTAGAAGGAGATCTTGGTTATTTCGGAGGTTCCAAAGGAAAAATTCCTTTTGGTGACCAATCTTCTAGGACACTTTTTGTTAGAAACATTAATAGCAATGTAGATGACTCTGAGCTGAAGACTCTCTTCGAG CAATATGGAGATATCCGAACCATGTATACCGCTTGCAAGCCTCGCGGTTTTGTCATGATTTCTTATTATGATATAAGGGCAGCACAAAATGCAATGAAAGCACTCCAACATAAGTCGTTGAGATCTCGAAAGCTTGATATACATTATTCAATTCCAAAG GGCAATGCTCCAGAAAAGGATATTGGTCATGGTGGTGTGATGATATCTGGTCTTGATTCATCTGTTTCAAATGAGGAACTTAAGCATATTTTCGCATTATATGGAGAAATTAAAGAA ATATATGAATCTCCTGAAGTGAATCATGTGAAATTCATCGAGTTCTATGATGTGCGAGCTGCAGAAGCTTCTCTTGGTGCTTCGAACAGGATCTGCATTCCTGGGAAGCAGATCAAGCTTGAACCTGGCCATCCTAGAAATGCTAT TCTAATGCAGCAGTCTCAAAAGGGACAAGAAGAACCAGATTTTGTTCATAATCTTAGTGATAACTTATTAAGACAGAACG CAACATCTTCTGGAGCAGCCACATCTGGTGGCAGCTTGGAGAGTGGATATAATCAGGGGTTTCAATCTGCAAAAAGGATACCTCTGAATGGTTTTGTTGATAATGCATTATATCCTGTGGGTTCTAGCATACCAAAGATGGCAAGAGGGGCTTCTGGTGGAAAAGTATCCGGAGTTTACGAGTCTGCAAATGTTGTTGATGCAATGAAACTGGGATCTATTACAAGGTTCCATCCTCATTCTTTACCTGAGTTTCATGATGGTTTAGCTAGTGGTAGTCCCTACAACTTTTCAAACCCCATCAGCAATGTTGCTGCCAGTATTGGAACTGGATCGACAGAATTGTCGGACAGCAGGCATATTCAGGGGATTGGCTCACCTGGCAACCTAGCTGAATTTAATGCAGTAG TTTCAGGAAACGGGAGCCGCCCGCCTCAGGGACTTTATCATATGTGGAACAACTCCAACTTGCATCAGCAACCTCCATCAAATGCCATGCTTTGGCATAAAACACCACCATCCTTTATTAATGGTGCTGGTGCTCCTGGTGTTCCGCAGATGCCCGGCTTTCCTAGAACACCACCTCATGTGCTGAGATCATCACAGATAGACCATCATGTCGGATCAGCACCGGTCGTTACTGCCTCACCCTGGGAAAGACAGCCTTCTTACTTGGGAGAGTCTCCTGAAGCTTCTAGTTTTCGAATGGGATCTTTAGGAAGTACAGGTTTTCATGGTTCTTGGCAGATGCATCCTCCGGACTTGTCTTCTCGCAACATGTTTTCTCATGTGGGTGGGAACAGTACAGAATTGTCATCCAGTGCTGGGCAGGGATCTCCTAAGTTGTCACATTTTTTCCCAGGGAGACTTCCCATGAATTCAATGCTGAAGTTTGATTCGGCCAATGAACGGATGAGAAGCCTCTATCATCGTAGAAGTGAAGCAAATACTAACAGTGCTGATAAAAAGCAATATGAGCTTGATCTAGGCCGCATATTGCGCGGGGAAGATAACCGAACCACACTTATGATAAAAAATATTCCAAACAA GTATACTTCAAAGATGCTTCTTGCTGCCATCGATGAGCAATGTCGGGGAACTTATGATTTTCTGTATTTGCCAATTGACTTCAAG AACAAATGTAATGTTGGCTATGCATTCATCAACATGATTGACCCTGGTCAAATTATTCAGTTCCATCAG GCTTTTAATGGGAAAAAATGGGAGAAGTTTAACAGTGAGAAAGTAGCTGTACTTGCATATGCCCGAATTCAAGGAAAAGCTGCTCTGATTGCTCATTTCCAGAATTCAAGTCTAATGAATGAAGATAAACGTTGTCGCCCCATTCTCTTCCACACGGATGGCCCAAATGCTGGTGATCCG GAGCCTTTCCCCTTGGGAAACAATATTCGAACAAGGCCAGGAAAATCTCGTACGAGTGCTAACGATGAGAATCGCAACCAAGGGAGTTCTTCAGCTGCAGCCGGAGATGAATCTGCTAATGGAGTAGAGTCGTCCTTGAGTTCATCGAAAACCTGA